A region of the Micromonospora sediminicola genome:
TCGCCCTCCAGATGGTGGACCGCGTCGTAGTTCCGGTCGTCGACCCGGGCCGCCGCGACCAGCTCGGAGGTGTACGTGTACTCGCTCGACGAGTGGGACAGCCAGTCCCGGATCTGCCCGGGTCCCCGGTGGGTACGGCCCTCGTCGGTCACCGACGCGTCGGGGGTGAAGCGTGCCACCGCCGCGTCGACGTCCCGGGCCTGATGCGCGACGAGGTACTGCGTGATCGTTTCGGGCAGGTCGTCCGGCGAGATCCGGCTCGCCCGGCTCCAGTCGATTGCGTCCATGTGCCCACCGTGAGGTCTCTCGGCGGGAGAGGGTCAAGTCCTCGACTCTCCCGCGTGGGGAAGGTGCAGAGTGAAGGCATGCGCAAGGGCATGACGATCGGGGAGTTCGCGACGGTCACCCACCTGAGCGTGCGGACGTTGCGGCGCTACCACGAGGCCGGGCTGCTGGAGCCGGAGACCGTGGACCCCTTCACCGGCTACCGCTACTACTCTACGAACCAGGTACCGCCCGCGCAGGTGATCCACCGACTACGCGAGCTGGACGTGCCACTGGCCGAGGTCAAGGCGATCCTCGCCACCGACGACCCCGCCCGGCGCACCGACCTGATCGCCGGGCACCTGCGTCGCCTGGAGGAGACGCTGGACCGCACCCGGGGGGCCGTCACCGCCCTGCGCAGGCTGCTGCGCCCCGACGATGACGATCTGCCGGTCGAGCTGCGCGCCGTCCCCGGGCTCACCGTCGCCGCCGTACGCGCGGACGTCGAGTTGGCGCGGGCCGGCGCCTGGTACGACGGCGCGATGGCGGAGCTGGACGCGGCGTACCCGGTGGGCGAGCGCACCGGACCACCCGGCGGCCAGTACGCCAACGAGCTGTTCACCGACGGCGCCGGCGCCGTGACCGTCTACCGGCCGGTCCGCCGTCCCCGCCCGACCGGGCGGATCGAGGTCGTCGACCTGCCGGCGGCCGAGTTCGCCGTCGCCGTGCACTCCGGGCCGCACGACGACATCGACGTCACCTACGGGCGGCTCGGCGCCTGGGTGGTCGCCCACGCGCTGGTCGTCGACGGGCCGATCCGCGAGACCTACCTGGTCGGGCCGCGCGACACCGACGTCCCCGCCGACTGGCGTACCGAGATCGGCTGGCCGGTCTTCCGCCTGACCCCCGCCTAGGGGGCCCGGCGCCGGGCGGCGCGACGCGGGGGCGAGGTCCTCCGCCCGCGTCGCGCCGCCGGCGCGCGCCGGTCTAGCCGGACCGGCCCCGACGGGTCGCCGCCCGCCGCCGGGCCAGGTGGGCGACCGTGCCCCAGATGCCCCGGCGGAACAGCAGCACGACGAGCACGAAGATGCCGCCGGTGACCAGCCCGATGGCCTCGAACCCGGAGAACGACAGCCAGTCCTCCAGGCGGACCACCAGGGCCGCGCCGAGCACCCCGCCCCACAGCGTGCCGATGCCGCCGAGCACC
Encoded here:
- a CDS encoding nuclear transport factor 2 family protein, with translation MDAIDWSRASRISPDDLPETITQYLVAHQARDVDAAVARFTPDASVTDEGRTHRGPGQIRDWLSHSSSEYTYTSELVAAARVDDRNYDAVHHLEGDFPGGVADLHFRFTLRDGLIARLVIEP
- a CDS encoding MerR family transcriptional regulator, whose protein sequence is MRKGMTIGEFATVTHLSVRTLRRYHEAGLLEPETVDPFTGYRYYSTNQVPPAQVIHRLRELDVPLAEVKAILATDDPARRTDLIAGHLRRLEETLDRTRGAVTALRRLLRPDDDDLPVELRAVPGLTVAAVRADVELARAGAWYDGAMAELDAAYPVGERTGPPGGQYANELFTDGAGAVTVYRPVRRPRPTGRIEVVDLPAAEFAVAVHSGPHDDIDVTYGRLGAWVVAHALVVDGPIRETYLVGPRDTDVPADWRTEIGWPVFRLTPA